In Chitinophagaceae bacterium, the genomic window GGTCGCCTTTTTTGATGTTGAACTTTGGTTTAAATCTTGTGCTCATAATTTATGCTTTAAAGTAAAACCAACCTGAAGCTGGCAACTTTTAGTTTTAATGTTTATTTTTTACAACACTTCCGGTGCCAGTGAAATAATTTTCATGTAGCCTTTATCCCTGAGTTCACGGGCAACCGGGCCAAAAATACGTGTACCCCTTGGCTCATCGGAGTTGTTGAGCAATACCACGGCATTATCGTCGAAACGGATGTAAGACCCGTCTTTACGGCGCAGCTTATTGGTAGTGCGAACAATTACCGCTTTACTTACGGTTCCTTTTTTAATACCGCCTGCAGGCATTGCATCTTTTACGCTTACTACAATTTTATCGCCAATTTTTGCATAATCCTGCCCGCTATTGCCCAATACACGAATGCATAATACTTCTTTGGCACCGCTGTTATCTGCTACGTTTAATCTGCTTTCTTGCTGAATCATTTTATTTTAATTTGTGTACTTAGTACTGAATATTATTTTACTTTTTCCAACACTTCAACCAGCCTCCAGCGTTTAGATTTGCTTAAAGGGCGTGTTTCCATAATTTTTACAAGGTCGCCGATGCTGCATTCGTTTTTTTCATCGTGGGCATGAAAGCTTGTAGATTTTTTTACGAATTTGCCATACAAAGGGTGTTTTACTTTTCTTTCTACTTTTACGGTAATGGTTTTATCCATTTTATTGCTGGAAACTACACCCGTTTTTGTTTTACGTAAATTCCTGTTTTCTGCCAAAGTTGTTGTTGCTGTCATCGTTTTAAATATTTACCGGGTGAATTAAGCACCCAATTGAACTTTTTTTAATAGTGTTTTTAAGCGTGCAATATCTTTTCTAAGCGTACGGATGCTTTGAGGGTTTTCCAGGGGTGCAATTGCGTGTGCAAAATGCAACTTCTTTAAACGCTGTTC contains:
- the rplN gene encoding 50S ribosomal protein L14, which produces MIQQESRLNVADNSGAKEVLCIRVLGNSGQDYAKIGDKIVVSVKDAMPAGGIKKGTVSKAVIVRTTNKLRRKDGSYIRFDDNAVVLLNNSDEPRGTRIFGPVARELRDKGYMKIISLAPEVL
- the rpsQ gene encoding 30S ribosomal protein S17, coding for MTATTTLAENRNLRKTKTGVVSSNKMDKTITVKVERKVKHPLYGKFVKKSTSFHAHDEKNECSIGDLVKIMETRPLSKSKRWRLVEVLEKVK
- the rpmC gene encoding 50S ribosomal protein L29, whose translation is MSKKADFVKSISALSNDELVAKIKEDEQRLKKLHFAHAIAPLENPQSIRTLRKDIARLKTLLKKVQLGA